tcctcttccttcccctctcctttcccacCAGCAACAGGCAGTGTGGCCTTTCCATCCATGCCCTCTTGCTTGTCgcctccctgctgctcacctTGTCTTCCAACATCTCCATCTCACTGTGTCCTCCCACACCTCCAGAGTGCCAGTGCCCAAGggttctctctctcctccctctcatCACCATTCTCTGCCCTTTGTTTCCTTGGGGTTTTGCCTTCTGCTTCCTCTCCAAGTGCTCCCCTTTTCTCCTACCACCCCACTCCCTCCCAACTGCCCCCTCTCTGCCCTGAGGCTCAGCCCCTCTCATTTTTGGGAGCAGCAAACTTGCTGCTCTAGTAAAAAGTGCTGCCTCAGCTTGCAGAAGGAGACAAATGGTTTGTTGATAACAAGTCTAATGAGGCTGTTTTTAAGGCAGCCTGGAAGCCCACAGCTGGTTGTCAGTAAACCCATTTCTATGCAGAGCGCCATGTCCCTGCACAGAAGGAGCTCTGGAGGCGATCCTTGGATTTGTTTGCTCTGTGAATTTCTCAAGAACTCTCCAGCCCACGTGCCTCCACCACATTGGCACTGGCGTCACGGGACTGTCACCCCTGCATTTCACCCACATCCATAAACCATTGCTCCTTCTGAAAAGCAGGATGAGAGCCTGCCTGAGAGGTTGGGTGCGGCAGCTTCTCAGGGTTAATAAATAGCTGTGGATTTGTGCTGGGCTGCTTCCACTCAAAACAAGGAAGATCAACAAGTGGCAAGAGGGGAAGGCAAACAGTCGTGCCCACAGCTGTGTGCTAAGGGCTGGGCAGAGAGAGGGCAAAAGAGCTTGGCATATTTCCATGACCTCAAGGGGCAAGAAAACTCTGCAAGCAATGCTGTGGACTGCTGGTGAGGCTTAAAAAGCCAGCAAGGCTCCTTGGCATCTTCATTGCTATAGAGCCACAGCGAGGCATCCACACTGCGGCTCATCTcagatcccagctcctctgatcTCTCTGATCTCCAGCCTCATGGCACAACGGGTACAGAGAAGGACTTGGCTCACCCTGACAGTCTCCAGAGACGAACCTCTGAACAACTGAAGTGAGATCTCCTGCCACCAGGCACTGATGCATCATTCATTACCActtggagctgggaaaggggaagggagggagttGCTGAATATCAGACCACAACATTTGCTTTTGATCAAAACCAACCGAATCCAAAGCATTGCTGTTGGAGTGATACTTTTAtctgtgctggctggggttaCTTTAGGGTTTCTAActtccctggtcctgctgttGATCTCTTCTCCCCCAGCATCCAGCACACATGATTAGATGCGAGTGCCTGGCTTGCACTCTGGGAGGCTGACCTTGAGAAGCCTGAGATGCTAGAAATGACCCCTGGAGGGATCCGTGAGTTGTGTGACACCGTTGCAGCCCAGTAAGCTGTGTTTGCTGGGGATCTGGCCTGCTATGGGGTAAATAAAGATGACGTGTGCTGCCACACTCCTGCAGAGTGCTTGGCTCTGACGTCTGTCACACAGAACCTGCCTTGCATGTCACAGTTTCTGCCCTCACCTCACTTCACGTGTTTCCTTCACAAATTCTTTGGTGCTGGAGTGGGagtttttgacatttttttagTAAGTGGTTGTCACCATGAAATagcatttccctgcagaaagAAATCTAGAAGGCTGTAGCTAGCATGCAAAAGGCCGGGCAGACATGCCCGTTTTCCCAGATGTTGCTGAAACCAATAAAATAGGGCATGAGGAAGGAGACAGCTTCACAGTAATATACCAGGGATATATCTGTCTTCCACTGTGGGCATTAAGCTGCTGAAACCAGAAGAAATGCTAGGGTGTGCTAAGATATATACTGAAACAGCTCATGCACTTGGGTTACAAAGGAGATACTGCTTTATTAACAGTATGAATCTGTCAGAAGCAGGTGACCTTTATGACAGGGAAttgaaaatgccatttctgaTAATGAAAACAATGATTCCTGAAGTTGCTAGATGTTTCAGTTATTTAAAGGAAGTGTAAAAGCTGTAACCCAGGAACCACTTAATGGCATCATTGCACTGGTGGCCCTTGAGGAAACCTGTGTTCCACGGGCTGAGGGCTCTGCTGTCAGGGATCCCACAAGAGGCTCAGGGAGAGGAAGGTGCAGCTTCACTCTTCTCCTTCCTACAGCACCTTAGTCAGTCCCTTCTGACCACAGTCCTAGAAAGGCTGGACTTCAAGTGCCTACTGCTCAAACGTTCTTACATTTAATTGCAGAGGAACAAGAGAAGTGTGTTTAAAGGGACATCTATCCTCAGGACATTTCTTGCTCCTGTTTTCTCTGAACTTCTGGGAAAAACATTACTGACggtaaaagagaagaaaacatgcTTCTGGAGAAATACCCATAACACCCAGCCTGGCTAGGGTGTTGTGAagatccctgcagcagctgtggataAGGAACACAGCTGCCTTTCTGAACATCCCAGCCTTCCCCAGGGCAGACCTGCTACTGCCCCAGCGTCTGCATTGCTTCTCAGCACCCACCCCAACAGCAGCTCGTGAGAGCACTCTGCATCCCTTCAGGAACTTGCTAGCTCTGTCCTCTGCCTCTGAGGGacattttgtttctattttccCCCTGCCACAGAGTCACAGCCACTGGGGAGCTCCAAAACCAGAGCAGAGTTATTTCTACCCGCTCAGCATTACCTCTGTTTGGGTACCACGGTTACATCCCATCAACTACCGCCTTCTCAGTCCAAAAACCAAGGCTGGTTTTTGACAGCCATCTTCTATTCTCCTTTCTCTGATTTGGAGCAAATTTCCCATTTGCCTTCCCTCACCACTGCCTCTTTTTTTCATGCTTGAGTTTGTATCCTCTAGATCTTAGCAGACAGATGACGAGTCCATGCTTCTGTTCTGGTGCAAGGCCCTGGGTAACTTCTGGGCTTTGCCCTTCCTTCCACCCCATGTTAAGGATAGCGAAGGGTCCAGCCTCTAAAAGCTTTGCAGGTGGCAGGCCCTACTCTATCCTGTCACCAGGAGATGGGTCAGCCCTGTTCTCAGGCTGTCctgccctcactgctgcagcagcaagaacCACATGGACCCAGATACTCATGGTAGCCTCTTCCATGGGAAAGATGTCAATTGTTAAAGGCAGACACAGACAAGAAAAGGGTTAAAAAATGAGGAGGAAGCcagttttttcttcccttgctggATCAAGGTATGAGGGGTGATAAGGGATTTGCTCCCCCAACTCATACCAGTCTGCTGCTGACTGGATTTGCCCTTTGCTTGTGGTGATGCTTCGCCCCAGGATGATTTTAGTTATTAAGTACCTctttcaggcagcagcagagcctcctGCACAGGCAATGGATGAGAGCTCATCTCCCATCTTGGGGAACgagaaactgaggcaggcaCCACAAGGCCAGTGCTGGGTGAGCTCaggacacagggctgcaggCTTGTCCCTGAGCCTTTCTGATGGGGACCCTGACAGTGTTGGGAGCAGCCTCcttgcagtgctgggtgctcaCAGTCCAGCTCACAGGAGCTCTATGGGGTTAATTGATCTGCTTCTGTGACGAAGCCCGTCTGCACCCTGGCCTTCCTCTAAATGCTGCCTGCCAAAACAAATCAGCCAGCTCCTCTCCGGGCCACCCAGCCGCCCCGGGCTCTCTGCACATCCATTCAGTTAGTTTTGCAtctggcaggcagggaaggggagggcaGCCCAGGCCCCTCTCTCCTGGCAGATGCCAAGGGGCTGTCTGTTTGCCAGGCACCATCCCTGCCGGGCTGCTCTCCCCTGCAGCTATCAGAAATAATAACCTGGTCCCATTCCCATCGTGGGCTGTGCTCCATGCCATCAGCCTCTCCAACAGCAAGCTTTGTATCCCCACAACCCGTCACTGTGGGAAGCCCCCTGCACTCTCTGCCACCTTCTCACCATTCCCGTGATCCTGGAAGGTCTCCAGGGCATCTTTTGGCATTTATAGGGCTCGGGGTGGGGGAAGCTGGCCATGAGCTCTGGTGTTTTAATTACGGAGAGGGCAAGAAAGAAACAGGCAGGATCGCCCTGCACTTTGCAAGCTTCTTACCCCCTGCAACTTGCCAGCTGATGGTTGATTCTGGCTGGCTGCTTCTTACTGCTCCTGCCTGACCATCCAATGCTGCTGTGTCCTATCCTGATGATCTCTAGCAGCCAGGATCCCAAATAAGGGACCTAGAGCCTGCAGGTGCAGCATGAGCCAAAGCAGTCCTGTGTTGCCTGCctgtcaccctgctgctgcGGTACAGAGGATCCTCTGAGGGTACTTGGAGCAAGTGAAAGCGCCTTTTCCCCACCTGAAGTAACATCCCAGGCTCCTCAGCtcttcccatccccatccccattgtCTGCAGCCTCTCATGTGGGTGGCAAAGATGTGTTTCACATCAGGCACAAGCCCCAAACGCTTCCCCCCTGCCTGGTCACCCCCTACCCGAGCCTCACGCTCAGTACTCACTTTCAATGAATAGGCCAAGGCGATGAAGCCCAGGCAGCAGAAGTTGAGGTATACAAAGTTGAAGATGGACCAGAGATAGTAGTCGTTCACCTCGGTGGTGTCAGGGTAGATTTCGATGACAGTGGTGGGGTTGGTCATGGTCTTCTTCTCCACCGAGTGCTTGCACGGGACCGCCGGGCGCAGGCTGTCCCCTTTGCAGCTCTTGCTCTCCATGAGATAAACGGCAGAAGAAGGAGACAGGACGGGCGAAGCTTGCCGGAGAGCTGGGGGCTTGGCGATGCAGGCGAAGCAGCCCTGCGGGGGGCCCTGCGGGGGTCTCGGGGTCCAGGCCACCCCCTCAAAGGGGCATGGCGGGCCCAAGGGGGGGTCCTGTGTCCTCTCCGTGGTGGCTGCCGCGGCGTCACCGCGCTCTGCCCTGGCAAAGCGAAAAGCCCCCCCGTGAAAATTGGGGGTGAGGGGATCGAAAGGcagggggcagggggagagaagaatgggggggaaggagcagagaaagggagacgtggggagaaggcaggagagacagagagggaCCGGGAGAGCgaggagagagcagggagaggagtgaGGGAgtgggcagaggagagagggaggagagtagggcaggcaggagagggaggagggagcaccGCTACACCCGGGGACCACGGCGCGGCCGCCTCGGCGcggagctgccgccggccccggccccgcggcggggGCAGAGGCGCGGGCAGGGCGGGCagcatccctccatccctccctccctctctccctccctccctccccctctgcCATGGCCCCCCCCGCCGCTGCCCGCTGGCCTGCGTGACCCGCCTGCCATCGCCACCGGGGAAATcgtggtttgggttttgtttttaaaaaaggagacaaataaaagcagaaagaaacacTTGGGAAGCGCCGGGGGGGCTGCGAGGGAGTTGCCAGCCGCTGCCCGCTGCAGCCCCCCGCAGCCGTCCCCGCCcgcctgtctgtctgtctgtctgtcgGGGCCTTCTCCTTTCTGTCCCATGCCGGGATGGGAGCTGGTGGCTCGGCTGCGGGC
This region of Catharus ustulatus isolate bCatUst1 chromosome 6, bCatUst1.pri.v2, whole genome shotgun sequence genomic DNA includes:
- the IFITM10 gene encoding interferon-induced transmembrane protein 10 isoform X1, yielding MGAPLPALPSSFNSSAEEAEPEAVLSRICSDSPHPSLAERGDAAAATTERTQDPPLGPPCPFEGVAWTPRPPQGPPQGCFACIAKPPALRQASPVLSPSSAVYLMESKSCKGDSLRPAVPCKHSVEKKTMTNPTTVIEIYPDTTEVNDYYLWSIFNFVYLNFCCLGFIALAYSLKVRDKKLLNDLNGAVEDAKTARLFNITSSALATFCIILIFIFLRYPLTDY
- the IFITM10 gene encoding interferon-induced transmembrane protein 10 isoform X2 produces the protein MDGRTGSQRAERGDAAAATTERTQDPPLGPPCPFEGVAWTPRPPQGPPQGCFACIAKPPALRQASPVLSPSSAVYLMESKSCKGDSLRPAVPCKHSVEKKTMTNPTTVIEIYPDTTEVNDYYLWSIFNFVYLNFCCLGFIALAYSLKVRDKKLLNDLNGAVEDAKTARLFNITSSALATFCIILIFIFLRYPLTDY